The following proteins come from a genomic window of Sander vitreus isolate 19-12246 chromosome 14, sanVit1, whole genome shotgun sequence:
- the edn1 gene encoding endothelin-1, with protein MLIFFSHFWRIIHFLERYFVLEELGEMDMYILISVSVMYSWILCTVLSAPAGETTTASIDTQRLHVRTKRCSCNTFMDKECVYFCHLDIIWVNTPERLVSYGLGNAPRTRRAVTDSMATSSGPRCQCFRQNDNTCRNFCRLENHLRYEPSPDTVIPSAEGDACAEAQCKQKLAADTGTIKRMRNSNKKRVSPLAIRAALKTRLLLEKWRVRQRHRARAWEGERPAS; from the exons atgcttatttttttttcccacttctGGAGGATTATTCATTTTCTTGAGCGATATTTTGTTTTAGAAGAGCTCGGAGAAATGGACATGTACATTTTGATTTCCGTGTCAGTGATGTACTCCTGGATTTTGTGCACAG TGCTATCAGCGCCAGCCGGAGAGACAACCACTGCCTCCATCGACACCCAGCGGCTCCATGTGCGGACCAAACGCTGCTCCTGCAACACTTTCATGGACAAGGAGTGCGTCTACTTCTGCCACCTGGACATCATTTGGGTCAACACACCTGA GCGCTTGGTCTCATACGGACTGGGCAACGCTCCCAGAACGAGGCGCGCGGTCACGGACTCCATGGCAACCAGCAGCGGACCTCGCTGCCAGTGTTTCCGCCAAAACGACAACACATGTAGAAACTTCTGCCGGCTGGAAAACCACCTCAG GTATGAACCATCGCCAGACACAGTGATCCCCTCTGCCGAGGGCGATGCTTGTGCTGAGGCGCAGTGCAAACAAAAGCTGGCAGCCGACACGGGCACGATTAAGAG GATGAGGAACAGCAACAAGAAACGGGTGTCACCTCTAGCTATAAGGGCTGCCTTGAAAACCCGTCTGCTGCTTGAGAAGTGGAGGGTGAGACAGCGCCACAGGGCGAGAGCATGGGAGGGCGAGAGACCAGCCTCCTAA